A window of Deltaproteobacteria bacterium genomic DNA:
TGCCACCCCGCGGTTGTGGAGGCCCTGCAAAGGCAGGCGGCCAGGCTGCTTCACGTCTCGAACCTCTATCACATCGAGCCCCAGGCCGAGCTGGCCGGACTGCTTGCGGCCAACAGCTTCGGCGACAAGGTCTTTTTCTGCAACTCCGGGGCCGAGGCCAACGAGGCGGCCATAAAGCTTGCGCGCAAGTACTTCAGCGACAGGGGCGAGGGGCGCTTCCAGATAATAACCATGGAGAAGTCCTTCCACGGAAGGACCATGGCCACGCTGGCCGCCACGGGCCAGAAGAAGGTGCAGGAAGGCTTCGAGCCGCTCCTTGAGAAGTTCGTCTACGTGCCTTTCAACGACGTCGAGGCCCTGCGCAGTGCGCTGGGCGAAGAGACGGCGGCCGTGCTCGTCGAGCCCATCCAGGGCGAGGGCGGCGTGAACATGCCGGCCGAGGGGTACCTGAGGGAGCTTCGTTCGGTCTGCGACGGCGCCGGCGTGCTGCTCATATTCGACGAGGTGCAGGTGGGGATGGGCCGCACGGGCAGGCTCTTCGCCTACGAGCACTTCGGCGTTACGCCCGACATCATGACGCTCGCCAAGGGGCTGGGCGGGGGGGTGGCCATAGGCGCCATGGTGGCGACTGAGGAGGTGGCCCGCTCCTTCACGGCCGGAGCCCACGCCTCCACCTTCGGCGGCAACCCGCTGGCCACGGCCGCCGGGGTGGCCGCCCTCAAGGCTACACTCG
This region includes:
- a CDS encoding acetylornithine transaminase; translation: MERERSNEEIMALTERHVAATYRRFPIALVRGRGAWVWDGDGKRYLDFVSGLAVCNLGHCHPAVVEALQRQAARLLHVSNLYHIEPQAELAGLLAANSFGDKVFFCNSGAEANEAAIKLARKYFSDRGEGRFQIITMEKSFHGRTMATLAATGQKKVQEGFEPLLEKFVYVPFNDVEALRSALGEETAAVLVEPIQGEGGVNMPAEGYLRELRSVCDGAGVLLIFDEVQVGMGRTGRLFAYEHFGVTPDIMTLAKGLGGGVAIGAMVATEEVARSFTAGAHASTFGGNPLATAAGVAALKATLEEGVLENCRKVGAQLAQGLERLRRRFPFIREVRALGLMMGVELDASAPDVVLRCMERGLLVNAIGERVLRLLPPLVISGEEAECGLSVLEEVFGEL